One Kaistella polysaccharea DNA segment encodes these proteins:
- a CDS encoding S9 family peptidase: MKYLFPILLFSGTSLFAQTKNDNVVPNENLIVENIPAIPKSLNDNIKKYTESRGAYFTAIHPNGKELIMVTRFASTNQLHHLSHALGNRKQITFFDEPVNSADFEPTKGEFLVYSKDIGGNEFGQLFKLDLKSMESTLLTDGGRSQNGGIQWKKDGSGFYFSSTKRNGGDRDIYFMNPLKPNDIKLVLQVKGGGWSIDDISADGNKLIISEYVSANESYLYLFDVNTKKLQPITDLSEKQIVQGGAQFSKNSDEIFYVTDRDNEFNRLAMINLKTKKITYFTTDIPWEVENYTLSKDKSKIAFSTNEGGLIKLYLMDTATQKYNEINGLPIGIVSDIAFTDDGKSLFYTQSTYDSSSDIYRLDLATKNIERWTDSEQGEMQKSDMAQPKLIEWKSFDKMKISGFYYPASKKFAGKRPVLINIHGGPEGQSMASSLGSSNYYTNEMGVALIYPNVRGSSGFGKTYIASDNGFNRMNSVKDIGALLDWIAKQPELDKDRIMIMGGSYGGFMTLATAYEYADKIKCSVDIVGISDFNTFLKNTEEYRRDLRRAEYGDERDPKMSEFFTKIAPLNNTDKIKKPMFIIQGTNDPRVPVTEAMQMRDKLKAQGNTVWYLEAKNEGHGFRKKENVDFQRLAVIKFMQEYLLK; the protein is encoded by the coding sequence ATGAAATATTTATTCCCGATTTTGCTCTTCTCCGGAACTTCTTTATTTGCCCAAACCAAAAATGATAATGTAGTTCCGAACGAGAATTTAATCGTAGAAAATATTCCGGCAATTCCGAAAAGTTTAAACGATAATATTAAAAAATATACGGAAAGCAGAGGTGCTTACTTTACTGCCATTCATCCGAATGGAAAAGAATTGATTATGGTCACCAGATTTGCGTCCACCAATCAACTGCATCATTTATCGCACGCTTTAGGAAACAGAAAACAAATTACTTTTTTTGATGAGCCGGTAAATTCTGCAGATTTTGAACCTACAAAAGGAGAGTTTTTGGTCTACTCAAAAGACATTGGCGGAAATGAATTTGGTCAGCTTTTTAAACTCGATTTAAAATCCATGGAATCTACATTGCTAACCGATGGCGGAAGATCCCAAAACGGTGGCATACAATGGAAAAAAGATGGGTCAGGTTTTTACTTTTCCTCCACCAAAAGAAATGGTGGCGATCGGGATATTTATTTCATGAATCCTTTAAAACCAAACGACATCAAATTAGTTTTGCAAGTGAAAGGTGGCGGCTGGTCAATTGACGATATATCAGCAGACGGAAATAAACTCATTATCAGCGAATATGTTTCTGCGAATGAATCCTATCTGTATCTGTTCGATGTCAACACCAAAAAACTGCAGCCAATCACCGATCTGAGTGAAAAGCAAATAGTTCAAGGTGGCGCACAGTTTTCAAAAAATTCGGATGAAATATTTTATGTAACTGATCGTGATAATGAATTCAATCGATTGGCGATGATCAATTTGAAAACGAAAAAAATCACCTATTTCACGACCGATATTCCGTGGGAGGTGGAGAATTATACTTTGTCAAAAGATAAATCTAAAATTGCTTTTTCAACCAATGAAGGAGGTCTAATCAAATTATATTTGATGGATACCGCAACTCAAAAATATAATGAAATCAATGGTTTGCCGATAGGTATCGTTAGTGATATTGCATTTACCGATGACGGAAAATCGCTCTTTTACACCCAGTCAACTTATGATTCTTCATCGGATATTTATCGTTTGGATTTAGCAACCAAAAATATTGAAAGATGGACGGACAGCGAACAGGGAGAAATGCAGAAAAGCGATATGGCGCAACCAAAACTCATCGAATGGAAAAGTTTTGACAAGATGAAAATCTCTGGATTCTATTATCCGGCTTCGAAGAAATTTGCAGGCAAAAGACCAGTTCTCATCAATATTCATGGCGGACCGGAAGGTCAGTCTATGGCGTCTTCTTTAGGTTCGAGTAATTATTATACGAATGAAATGGGCGTGGCTTTGATTTATCCAAATGTTCGTGGTTCTTCAGGTTTTGGCAAAACCTATATTGCGAGCGACAACGGTTTCAACCGCATGAATTCTGTAAAAGATATCGGCGCTTTATTAGATTGGATTGCGAAACAACCAGAATTGGACAAAGATCGAATTATGATAATGGGTGGCAGTTATGGTGGATTTATGACTTTGGCAACGGCTTACGAATATGCAGATAAAATAAAATGTTCTGTGGATATTGTCGGTATTTCTGATTTCAATACTTTTTTAAAAAATACTGAGGAATACCGCCGTGATCTGCGACGTGCCGAATATGGTGATGAACGCGATCCGAAAATGAGTGAATTCTTTACCAAGATTGCCCCTTTAAACAACACCGATAAAATTAAAAAGCCCATGTTTATTATTCAGGGAACCAATGATCCGCGAGTTCCTGTAACTGAAGCCATGCAAATGCGTGATAAATTAAAGGCACAAGGAAATACAGTTTGGTATTTAGAAGCGAAGAATGAAGGGCACGGTTTCCGAAAGAAGGAAAATGTAGATTTTCAAAGATTGGCGGTTATTAAGTTTATGCAGGAATATCTTCTAAAATAG
- a CDS encoding fasciclin domain-containing protein, with product MKFVKTIGAFLVVGAIATSCEKKVESTDMTDATTATVDSTAMDSTAAVDAQNIVEVASSNPDFSTLVTAVKAAGLVETLSGAGPFTVFAPTNAAFDKLPTGTVDGLLKPENLDKLKSVLTYHVVSGKFDAAAVIDAINKNNGKYTVTTVQGEKIDLSLTGDKVMLTDAKGGTATVVMADVPASNGVIHAIDTVVMPK from the coding sequence ATGAAATTCGTAAAAACAATTGGTGCCTTTTTAGTTGTAGGAGCAATCGCAACTTCTTGTGAAAAAAAAGTAGAATCTACCGACATGACTGATGCTACAACAGCAACAGTGGATTCTACAGCAATGGATTCCACAGCGGCAGTTGATGCTCAAAACATTGTAGAAGTTGCTTCTTCAAATCCAGATTTCTCAACACTGGTAACTGCAGTAAAAGCTGCCGGATTAGTTGAAACGTTAAGTGGAGCAGGGCCTTTCACTGTCTTTGCACCTACCAACGCTGCATTTGATAAACTTCCTACAGGAACTGTGGATGGTTTACTGAAACCGGAAAATCTTGACAAACTGAAATCAGTTTTGACGTACCATGTGGTGTCAGGTAAATTTGACGCGGCCGCAGTAATTGACGCAATAAACAAAAACAACGGAAAATACACCGTTACCACTGTTCAGGGCGAGAAAATCGATTTAAGTCTGACAGGTGATAAAGTAATGTTAACCGATGCAAAAGGCGGCACAGCGACAGTTGTTATGGCTGATGTACCAGCTTCTAATGGAGTAATCCATGCAATCGATACAGTAGTGATGCCTAAATAA
- a CDS encoding diacylglycerol kinase family protein codes for MKKPPIHRSFGNALKGIFWILRNERNFQIELLALLANVVLIFYFKVNGMDAAIIIIVCFAVLSLEMLNTCVEKICDLIQPDFDSRIKVIKDVAAGSVFIMVIAAVIIGLLIYPKYLY; via the coding sequence ATGAAAAAACCACCAATTCATCGCAGTTTTGGGAATGCTCTAAAAGGTATTTTCTGGATTCTGCGAAATGAACGAAATTTTCAGATTGAACTTCTTGCATTGTTAGCCAATGTGGTGCTCATCTTTTACTTTAAAGTCAATGGTATGGACGCAGCAATCATTATTATCGTTTGTTTTGCCGTGCTTAGCCTGGAAATGCTCAATACGTGTGTGGAAAAGATTTGCGACCTTATTCAGCCGGATTTCGACAGTCGCATTAAAGTGATCAAAGATGTTGCAGCTGGTTCGGTTTTTATCATGGTGATTGCGGCAGTGATCATCGGACTATTAATTTATCCTAAATACTTGTACTAA
- a CDS encoding DUF1622 domain-containing protein produces MEEIRNYIEYSARALEILGIITIVFGTLNAIGQFLFNAQSVSPRSYKILRQELGKAILLGLEILVAGDIIATVVTDPTLERVVILAIIVLIRTFLSLSIQVEIEGKFPWQKRTSREDSNSAA; encoded by the coding sequence ATGGAAGAAATCCGAAACTACATTGAATACAGCGCGCGTGCTTTAGAAATTTTAGGCATTATTACCATCGTCTTCGGAACCCTTAACGCAATTGGTCAGTTTCTTTTCAATGCGCAAAGCGTTTCGCCACGCTCTTACAAGATTTTACGTCAGGAACTGGGCAAAGCCATTCTCCTGGGTCTGGAAATCCTCGTGGCGGGTGATATTATTGCCACGGTCGTTACAGATCCTACTTTAGAACGGGTGGTTATTTTAGCGATTATCGTCCTGATCCGAACATTTTTAAGTCTTTCCATTCAGGTTGAAATTGAAGGAAAATTTCCCTGGCAAAAAAGAACATCCAGGGAAGATTCCAACTCAGCTGCATAA
- a CDS encoding patatin-like phospholipase family protein: MKSYKLGLVLSGGGTKGVAHAGVIKFLSEQNLRPDILACCSAGSIVGTLYAVGKTPEEILDFFKSVYFFNWWHFTFNKPGLISSEIFANYLLPIFADMTLGHLPIKVKIVATELVSGKQKIFEKKDKIVDAVIASCSIPGIITPYVIGNEMYSDGGVSDNFPADIIYHDCKKLIGVYVSPSHKVEVSELNSIKAITTRAYELLSHRIEMYKFSYCDWFISPQKLSKYGIFERKSSRLEEIFQIGYEAAKNSYEECSYKLIT; encoded by the coding sequence ATGAAAAGTTACAAGCTTGGGTTGGTACTTTCTGGCGGCGGAACAAAAGGTGTTGCACACGCTGGCGTGATCAAGTTTCTTTCCGAACAGAATTTGCGCCCCGATATTTTGGCCTGTTGCAGTGCAGGTTCAATTGTGGGAACACTTTATGCGGTCGGTAAAACTCCAGAAGAAATTCTTGATTTTTTCAAGTCGGTGTACTTTTTTAATTGGTGGCATTTTACTTTTAATAAACCGGGCCTCATTTCATCAGAGATTTTTGCCAACTATTTACTACCCATTTTCGCGGACATGACGCTCGGCCATCTGCCAATAAAAGTAAAAATTGTAGCGACGGAATTGGTTTCAGGCAAGCAAAAGATTTTTGAAAAAAAAGATAAGATTGTAGATGCGGTGATCGCATCCTGTTCCATTCCCGGAATTATCACACCGTATGTCATCGGGAATGAAATGTACAGCGATGGTGGCGTTTCAGATAATTTTCCGGCTGATATTATTTACCACGACTGCAAGAAATTAATAGGAGTTTATGTCTCGCCGTCTCATAAAGTAGAAGTGTCTGAATTAAACTCTATCAAAGCAATCACCACGCGCGCTTACGAACTGCTTTCGCACCGAATTGAAATGTATAAATTTTCTTATTGTGATTGGTTCATCAGCCCTCAAAAACTCTCAAAGTATGGCATTTTCGAACGGAAATCGAGCCGGTTAGAAGAGATTTTCCAAATTGGATATGAGGCAGCAAAAAATTCCTACGAAGAATGCAGCTATAAATTGATAACATGA
- a CDS encoding M20/M25/M40 family metallo-hydrolase produces the protein MKYSFIKILPLFLGGFLFAQKDADSIQFKNISDEMLVNGTAYENLRDLTQNIGHRLSGSAAYEKSVDWAVLKLKEAGADKVWKEEVIVPVWERGRESLQIKDGNGKWKSLKMLSLGNSEGTKGKDVEAEIVFVKNKEDFDKLPDAAVKGKIIFFNYPFNQKFIMTGQAYGDANIYRRATASWAGKRGAKAVIIRSLSSAFDDVPHTGMMRYAEDDQVKIPAVAIGPKSADELEKTLKTQKVFAKLNSNATMKGEKLSHSVIGEITGNKDKSVIVVGGHLDSWDVGDGAQDDGAGIVQSIEVLRTFKKLGIKNNHTIRVVCFANEENGVKGGNQYAENIKKNNEKHLFAIESDGGGFTPRGIGLVMSPEKRQQIQSWRTLFLPYGVYNFEIQYAGTDIEPMEPLGVPLAELIPDSQRYFDIHHSEEDTFDKVNRRELLLGAVAMGQLIYMVDKNW, from the coding sequence ATGAAATACTCTTTTATAAAAATACTTCCGCTCTTTCTGGGCGGATTTTTATTTGCCCAAAAAGACGCTGATTCTATTCAATTCAAAAATATTTCTGATGAGATGTTGGTGAACGGAACTGCTTATGAAAACCTACGCGATTTAACGCAAAACATCGGACACCGATTAAGTGGCTCTGCTGCTTATGAAAAATCCGTTGACTGGGCAGTTTTAAAATTGAAAGAAGCGGGCGCCGATAAAGTCTGGAAAGAAGAAGTCATAGTTCCAGTTTGGGAACGCGGCAGAGAATCTCTTCAGATAAAAGACGGAAATGGAAAGTGGAAATCTTTAAAAATGCTTTCCTTAGGAAATTCTGAAGGGACAAAAGGAAAAGACGTAGAAGCCGAAATTGTGTTTGTAAAAAATAAAGAAGATTTCGATAAACTTCCAGATGCTGCCGTAAAAGGGAAAATTATATTCTTTAATTATCCATTTAATCAAAAATTTATTATGACAGGACAGGCATATGGAGATGCGAATATTTACCGACGTGCGACTGCTTCCTGGGCTGGTAAAAGAGGAGCCAAAGCGGTGATCATTCGGTCGCTTTCTTCTGCTTTTGATGACGTTCCGCATACAGGAATGATGCGGTACGCAGAAGATGATCAGGTTAAAATTCCGGCTGTTGCCATCGGACCGAAAAGTGCTGATGAATTAGAAAAAACTTTAAAAACTCAAAAAGTATTTGCGAAATTAAATTCCAACGCGACCATGAAAGGTGAGAAACTTTCGCACTCTGTGATCGGCGAAATTACCGGAAATAAAGACAAAAGTGTCATCGTTGTGGGTGGGCATTTAGATTCCTGGGACGTTGGCGACGGTGCCCAAGATGACGGTGCCGGAATTGTGCAAAGTATTGAAGTATTAAGAACCTTTAAAAAACTCGGCATTAAAAATAATCATACCATTCGCGTCGTTTGTTTTGCCAATGAAGAAAACGGAGTGAAAGGTGGAAATCAGTATGCCGAAAATATTAAGAAAAATAATGAGAAGCATCTTTTCGCCATTGAAAGTGATGGCGGAGGTTTTACGCCGCGGGGAATCGGTTTGGTAATGAGCCCGGAAAAACGTCAGCAAATTCAATCCTGGAGAACTCTTTTCTTGCCATATGGCGTTTATAATTTTGAAATCCAGTATGCGGGAACCGATATAGAACCGATGGAACCTTTGGGTGTTCCTTTGGCCGAACTTATTCCTGATTCTCAGAGATATTTTGATATTCACCATTCCGAGGAAGATACTTTTGATAAAGTAAACCGTCGGGAATTGTTGCTGGGTGCAGTTGCAATGGGACAATTAATCTACATGGTCGATAAAAACTGGTAA
- a CDS encoding patatin-like phospholipase family protein, whose product MEKYSLGLVLSGGGTKGVAHAGVLKFLAEKEISPDVVACCSAGSIVGALYVVGKNPEEILDFFKSVYFFNWRHFTFNKPGLVSSLIFSTYLNPIFGEMVLGDLNKEIKIIATELVSGKQKIFSPTDKVVDAIIASCSIPGITTPYVVGNEMYSDGGVLNNFPADILTHDCKQLVGVYVSPPQNVELSDLHSIKSITSRAYELLSHRTEIYKFSYCDWFITSQKLAQYGTFERKAHRLDEIFEIGYQAAKSSFDESVFSTSI is encoded by the coding sequence ATGGAAAAATACAGTCTGGGATTGGTTCTTTCCGGTGGCGGAACGAAAGGCGTGGCGCATGCTGGAGTTTTAAAATTTCTGGCAGAGAAAGAAATTTCTCCAGATGTAGTGGCTTGTTGCAGTGCTGGCTCTATTGTCGGAGCACTTTATGTCGTGGGAAAAAATCCTGAGGAGATTCTTGATTTTTTTAAATCCGTCTATTTTTTTAACTGGCGGCATTTCACGTTTAATAAACCTGGCCTTGTTTCCTCGCTTATTTTCTCCACGTATCTTAATCCGATTTTCGGCGAAATGGTCCTTGGAGATTTAAATAAAGAAATCAAGATTATTGCAACAGAACTGGTTTCGGGGAAACAAAAAATATTTTCTCCAACCGATAAAGTAGTCGATGCGATTATTGCTTCCTGCTCAATTCCCGGAATTACAACACCATATGTTGTTGGCAATGAAATGTATAGCGATGGTGGCGTTTTAAATAATTTCCCTGCAGATATTCTTACGCATGACTGCAAGCAGCTCGTTGGCGTCTATGTGTCGCCTCCGCAAAACGTAGAATTAAGTGATCTTCACTCTATCAAATCAATTACGTCGCGAGCCTACGAACTGTTATCACACCGTACGGAAATTTATAAATTCTCTTATTGTGATTGGTTTATTACGTCGCAAAAGTTAGCGCAGTACGGGACTTTTGAAAGGAAAGCACACCGTCTGGACGAAATTTTCGAGATTGGTTATCAGGCTGCGAAGAGTTCTTTTGATGAAAGTGTCTTTAGTACAAGTATTTAG
- a CDS encoding carboxypeptidase-like regulatory domain-containing protein, with protein sequence MKIKYGIFFALINFFLNAQIINGKIQAKIDKEPISFARVGILDENFGVISNGNGEFSIDLTNVDKKKNLVVQFGGYENYSIKIQNINSKNFEISLNEKVQNIQAVILKKQKFTEKNWGSNSHSQKILFAYYPERTNEDKSKEIAVYFGNNKKVKINKINVNVAELKADQPLQISFNIYSLKDKLPFESIVSENLTAILTNDKIKDGVFTFDISDRDIWVEKEDFFVSMQVLNSFGGYLFLSGSLFHTFYKRDFYSKWDKMSIAEPSINIDVKILK encoded by the coding sequence ATGAAAATAAAATACGGGATATTTTTTGCACTAATAAATTTTTTTCTTAATGCTCAAATAATTAACGGTAAAATTCAGGCAAAAATTGATAAAGAACCAATTTCTTTTGCGAGAGTTGGAATTTTAGACGAAAATTTTGGGGTTATTTCAAATGGAAATGGGGAATTTTCTATTGACTTAACCAATGTTGATAAAAAGAAGAATTTAGTTGTTCAATTTGGCGGTTATGAAAATTATTCCATTAAAATACAGAATATTAATTCTAAAAATTTTGAAATATCTTTAAATGAAAAAGTTCAAAATATTCAAGCAGTCATTTTAAAGAAGCAAAAATTTACAGAAAAAAATTGGGGTTCAAATTCACACTCACAGAAAATTCTTTTCGCTTATTATCCAGAGAGAACGAACGAAGATAAATCTAAAGAAATTGCTGTTTATTTTGGAAATAATAAAAAGGTAAAAATAAATAAGATAAATGTAAATGTTGCGGAATTAAAAGCAGACCAGCCTCTACAAATAAGTTTTAATATTTACTCATTAAAAGATAAATTACCATTTGAATCTATAGTTTCTGAAAATCTTACAGCAATATTAACAAACGATAAGATCAAAGATGGCGTTTTTACTTTTGACATATCTGATAGAGATATATGGGTTGAAAAGGAGGACTTTTTTGTATCAATGCAAGTTTTAAATTCATTTGGTGGTTATCTGTTTTTAAGTGGTTCATTATTTCATACATTTTACAAAAGAGATTTTTATTCAAAATGGGATAAAATGTCAATTGCTGAACCATCAATAAATATCGACGTAAAAATATTGAAATAA
- a CDS encoding cupin domain-containing protein, giving the protein MKRNTFLASLCTLAAVPFFGFSNFQKLATRNRKGFKVSAGEGRIHGHIKLKGVNANILDLKIPGSDTDGGLAIFEQTSISQGKGTPLHIHHFQDEVFYVIEGSYKFQVGSDHYFLTSGDNIFLPRKVPHAWTQVSEKGKMNVIFQPAGKMENFFLTIAALNHEPSREEMAKVFADNEMEVVGPPLSID; this is encoded by the coding sequence ATGAAACGGAACACCTTTCTTGCCTCACTTTGCACGCTGGCAGCAGTACCATTTTTCGGATTTTCAAATTTTCAAAAACTCGCAACGAGAAATCGCAAAGGATTTAAAGTTTCTGCCGGAGAAGGAAGAATTCATGGTCATATTAAACTAAAAGGTGTTAATGCAAACATTCTAGATTTGAAAATTCCAGGTAGTGATACAGATGGAGGCTTAGCTATATTTGAACAAACATCTATATCACAAGGCAAGGGCACGCCTTTGCACATTCACCATTTCCAGGACGAAGTATTTTATGTGATCGAAGGATCTTATAAATTTCAGGTGGGCAGCGATCACTATTTTTTAACCTCGGGTGACAACATTTTTTTACCGCGCAAAGTCCCACATGCCTGGACACAAGTGTCGGAAAAAGGGAAAATGAATGTGATATTTCAACCCGCAGGTAAAATGGAGAATTTTTTTCTGACGATAGCAGCTTTAAATCACGAACCCAGTAGAGAGGAAATGGCAAAAGTTTTTGCCGATAACGAAATGGAAGTGGTCGGGCCGCCTTTAAGTATTGATTAA
- a CDS encoding DUF6624 domain-containing protein, whose protein sequence is MKIKKILFSTLTALVLIISIFLYMNRDKFVYVGSVDIIEVDCSKKRQILSEVLESDQRIRKSNEFIKYAKEDHRNQELVISIIEKCGMPTLKEVGQKQMDAIWLGLQHSTKEIRKKYFPQIENAVENGDLSKQQYALMKDRILMDEGKPQIYGSQIEKGKLYKLDNPETVNERRKEMGMEPIKDYLKNFNIQFNPN, encoded by the coding sequence ATGAAAATAAAAAAAATATTATTCAGCACATTAACCGCTCTTGTTTTAATAATATCAATATTCCTTTATATGAATAGGGATAAATTTGTCTATGTAGGTTCAGTAGATATTATTGAAGTCGATTGCAGCAAAAAACGTCAAATCTTGAGCGAAGTTTTAGAAAGTGACCAAAGGATTAGAAAATCAAATGAATTCATCAAATACGCTAAAGAAGATCATAGGAATCAAGAATTAGTGATTAGCATTATTGAAAAGTGTGGTATGCCAACATTAAAGGAGGTGGGTCAAAAACAAATGGATGCAATCTGGTTGGGACTGCAACACAGTACTAAAGAAATCAGAAAAAAGTATTTTCCACAAATAGAGAATGCGGTTGAAAATGGAGACTTATCTAAACAACAATACGCATTGATGAAAGATAGGATTTTAATGGACGAAGGAAAACCCCAAATATATGGTTCACAAATAGAAAAAGGTAAATTGTATAAATTAGATAATCCTGAAACTGTGAACGAAAGAAGAAAAGAAATGGGAATGGAACCAATAAAGGATTATTTAAAGAATTTCAATATTCAGTTCAATCCGAATTAA
- a CDS encoding SgcJ/EcaC family oxidoreductase: MKKILLLFLALISYSGINGQASDDSLKQIIQKQEADWNKNDMKAFSEAFSDDATLINFLGMYWKGKENISAKFSQINDCCIKPTSVKYELIDTKLINESSAVAHIKEELTAKSDYTIPGGIVKKGNIDQKYITAVFQKADKIWKIISMQVTQISLLAKP, from the coding sequence ATGAAAAAAATACTTCTATTATTCTTGGCTTTAATAAGCTATAGCGGAATAAATGGACAGGCCTCCGATGACTCTTTGAAACAGATTATCCAAAAACAGGAAGCCGACTGGAATAAAAATGATATGAAAGCATTTTCAGAGGCTTTCAGTGATGATGCAACATTGATTAATTTCCTCGGAATGTACTGGAAAGGGAAAGAAAATATTAGCGCTAAGTTTTCCCAAATTAATGACTGTTGCATCAAACCAACTTCTGTTAAATATGAATTGATCGACACTAAATTGATCAACGAAAGTTCAGCAGTCGCTCATATTAAAGAAGAATTAACCGCAAAAAGTGACTATACCATTCCTGGAGGTATTGTAAAAAAAGGTAATATCGATCAGAAGTATATTACCGCTGTTTTTCAAAAGGCAGATAAAATATGGAAAATTATTTCGATGCAGGTCACTCAAATAAGTCTACTGGCAAAACCGTAG
- a CDS encoding DUF1015 domain-containing protein codes for MPIFKPFRGIRPSEDYVDIFPTHPLDNFSQDEINKKAQLDSSYIQMVKPFVVSKSKDVDRNLRKIRTNFEELLADRKLIQDNSSYYLYEQILPNKSIFRGLMGLVSVEDFWNGNIKKHESTLTHRKENLAYYLDKVNVQAEPVLLTYMANPKVELLMNHEEKNVPILNYTDENGTRHKIWRIDNRLRMQQFKEVLEQIDSFYIADGHHRIGSAALHAKNQKTKNKKHNGTELYNYVYSFIVSNQSIKIHDYNRLLEDLNGLKPKDFLKKIEKNFQIHEKGEQPYFPSQKFHISMYLDGKFYSLHVKHELRKQQSEMNDLDHLLLENYIIKDILGIDDPKTTEKITYIKGNSSIDGINTIKESVDSGKFKVGFGIYPVSFNDLIKVSDNKTVMPPKCTYIEPKLVTALLMYDMKQ; via the coding sequence ATGCCAATATTTAAACCTTTTCGGGGAATTCGTCCGAGTGAAGATTACGTAGATATATTTCCGACGCATCCTCTCGACAATTTCTCACAAGATGAAATTAACAAAAAAGCACAGCTGGATTCCTCCTATATCCAGATGGTAAAACCTTTTGTGGTGAGCAAATCAAAAGATGTAGACCGTAATTTGCGAAAAATACGTACCAATTTTGAGGAACTCTTAGCCGACCGAAAACTGATTCAGGATAATTCTTCCTATTATTTATACGAGCAGATACTTCCAAATAAATCAATTTTCAGAGGTTTAATGGGTCTTGTAAGTGTAGAAGATTTCTGGAATGGAAATATTAAGAAACACGAATCTACCCTAACGCATCGCAAAGAGAACCTGGCTTATTATTTAGATAAAGTGAATGTTCAGGCAGAACCAGTGTTGCTGACATACATGGCAAATCCCAAGGTAGAATTGCTGATGAATCACGAAGAAAAGAACGTTCCTATTCTCAATTATACAGACGAAAACGGTACCCGACATAAAATATGGCGTATTGATAACCGCCTCAGAATGCAACAATTTAAAGAAGTTCTGGAGCAAATTGATTCATTTTATATTGCCGACGGTCACCATCGTATTGGTTCCGCGGCACTTCATGCAAAAAACCAGAAAACCAAAAATAAGAAACACAACGGAACGGAACTCTACAATTATGTTTATAGTTTTATTGTATCCAACCAATCTATTAAAATTCACGATTACAACAGACTTTTAGAAGATCTCAATGGGTTGAAACCGAAAGATTTTTTAAAGAAAATAGAAAAAAACTTTCAGATTCACGAGAAAGGGGAACAGCCGTATTTTCCTTCCCAGAAGTTTCATATTTCCATGTATTTGGATGGTAAATTTTATTCGCTTCATGTAAAACATGAACTTAGAAAGCAGCAGAGTGAAATGAATGATCTAGATCATCTTCTGCTCGAAAATTACATCATTAAAGATATATTGGGAATCGATGATCCTAAAACCACTGAAAAAATCACTTATATCAAAGGAAATTCAAGTATCGACGGTATTAATACGATCAAAGAAAGTGTAGATTCAGGCAAATTTAAAGTAGGATTTGGTATTTATCCTGTCAGCTTTAATGACCTTATTAAAGTTTCTGATAACAAGACGGTCATGCCACCAAAATGTACTTATATTGAACCAAAACTCGTCACTGCTTTATTGATGTACGATATGAAACAGTAA